A section of the Spirosoma pollinicola genome encodes:
- a CDS encoding DUF4126 domain-containing protein gives MSLEWIMSACIGVGLAACCGFRVFVPLLIASAATKLGIVGTMTGFEWLGGWPALLGLTVATVVELGGYYIPWLDNVLDTIATPASIIAGTLLSTTFLQIDNPLLHWGLGLMLGGSSAGIIQAGTSLLRLGSTATTGGAGNPVVATGENIASFSLSIFSIFLPLVAVVIIALVLIFIVGRLVARRKVWFSRAGKQNRTGGPAGF, from the coding sequence ATGTCTCTCGAATGGATTATGAGTGCCTGCATTGGCGTTGGCCTGGCCGCTTGCTGCGGCTTCCGGGTGTTTGTGCCGCTGTTGATTGCCAGTGCAGCTACGAAACTCGGCATTGTTGGCACCATGACCGGCTTCGAGTGGCTTGGCGGGTGGCCTGCCCTACTGGGCCTTACGGTTGCAACCGTGGTTGAGTTGGGCGGCTATTATATTCCCTGGCTAGATAATGTGCTCGACACAATTGCCACACCCGCATCTATTATTGCCGGAACGTTACTGAGTACGACCTTTCTTCAAATTGATAACCCTCTATTACATTGGGGATTGGGCCTTATGCTTGGCGGAAGTTCGGCGGGTATTATTCAGGCGGGGACAAGTTTACTTCGGCTTGGCTCAACAGCTACAACGGGCGGAGCGGGCAACCCTGTGGTAGCCACGGGCGAAAATATTGCCTCCTTCAGCCTGTCCATCTTTAGCATCTTCTTACCACTTGTAGCGGTGGTCATCATTGCATTAGTACTTATTTTTATTGTTGGTCGGCTGGTGGCTCGCAGGAAAGTTTGGTTCAGCCGGGCAGGGAAACAGAACCGCACAGGCGGCCCTGCGGGATTTTAA
- the htpG gene encoding molecular chaperone HtpG — protein sequence MEAVQNEKGQISIHTENIFPIIKKFLYSDHEIFLRELVSNAVDATQKLRQLASFGEFGGELGDLKVTVSLDEEAKTITISDNGLGMTADEIKKYINQIAFSGATDFLDKYKDKTDDKGQIIGHFGLGFYSAFMVAERVDIVSKSYRDGSEAVRWTCDGSTEFELSPAERADRGTDIILHIAPDSEEFLNKGRLQGILDKYARFLPVPVEFDEKVVNNTTPIWTKSPADLTDEDYKTFYRELYPMGEEPLFWIHLNVDYPFNLTGILYFPRIKNELRFQREKIQLYSRQVFITDEVKDVVPDFLMMLHGVIDSPDIPLNVSRSFLQSDANVKKINGYITRKVADKLNDLFNADRKAFEEKFDDIGLFIKYGILSDDKFWEKAKNFVLLKNTEGEFATLDEYREKVQANQTDKNDTLVLLYTSDRKQQDAYIESARRRGYDVLLMDNVIDAHFINALEQKLEKVHFQRVDADSLDKLIDKGLNNESVLSEADQTKLKDVFDQVLDNKMLNVSVEAQPVDELPVTITLPEFMRRMKDMSALSGEQSFYGNLPNTYNVVVNANHPLIGKILAEADADSQKSLVKQVYDLALLSQNMLTGSELTAFVKRTVAAL from the coding sequence ATGGAAGCAGTACAAAACGAAAAAGGGCAGATTTCGATTCATACCGAGAATATCTTCCCCATCATCAAAAAATTCCTCTATTCCGACCACGAAATTTTCCTGCGTGAATTGGTGTCAAATGCTGTTGATGCTACCCAAAAACTACGTCAACTGGCCTCGTTTGGTGAATTCGGCGGTGAACTGGGCGACTTGAAAGTTACCGTTTCGCTCGATGAAGAAGCGAAAACGATTACTATCAGTGATAACGGGCTTGGCATGACAGCCGATGAAATCAAGAAATACATCAACCAGATTGCCTTCTCTGGAGCAACTGACTTTCTGGATAAATACAAAGACAAAACGGACGATAAAGGGCAAATCATCGGTCATTTTGGCTTAGGCTTTTACTCGGCTTTTATGGTTGCCGAAAGAGTTGATATCGTGTCAAAATCGTACCGCGACGGTTCTGAGGCCGTTCGCTGGACATGTGACGGCTCAACAGAATTTGAACTGTCGCCTGCCGAACGTGCCGATCGTGGAACGGATATTATTCTGCACATCGCCCCCGATTCGGAAGAATTTCTGAATAAAGGCCGTTTACAGGGCATTCTGGACAAATACGCCCGCTTCCTGCCCGTTCCGGTTGAGTTCGATGAGAAGGTTGTTAACAATACGACGCCTATCTGGACAAAGTCACCTGCGGATCTTACCGACGAAGATTACAAGACATTTTATCGGGAGTTGTATCCAATGGGCGAGGAGCCCCTGTTCTGGATTCACCTGAATGTCGACTACCCCTTCAACCTGACCGGTATCCTATACTTCCCCCGCATCAAAAACGAACTTCGTTTTCAGCGTGAGAAAATTCAACTATACAGCCGTCAGGTATTTATTACCGACGAGGTGAAAGATGTTGTGCCCGACTTCCTGATGATGCTGCATGGCGTTATCGACTCGCCGGATATTCCACTTAACGTTTCGCGGAGCTTTCTGCAATCGGATGCGAATGTTAAGAAGATCAATGGCTACATTACCCGGAAAGTAGCTGATAAATTGAACGACTTGTTCAATGCCGACCGCAAGGCATTTGAAGAGAAGTTTGACGATATCGGTCTGTTTATCAAATACGGTATTTTGAGCGACGATAAGTTCTGGGAGAAAGCCAAAAACTTTGTATTGCTCAAGAATACAGAAGGCGAGTTTGCAACGCTCGACGAGTACCGCGAGAAAGTGCAGGCTAATCAGACCGATAAAAACGATACACTGGTACTGCTTTACACCAGCGACCGCAAACAACAGGACGCCTATATTGAATCGGCCCGTCGGCGGGGTTACGATGTCCTGTTGATGGACAATGTTATCGACGCTCACTTCATTAACGCACTCGAACAAAAGCTTGAAAAAGTCCACTTCCAGCGCGTAGATGCCGACTCGTTGGATAAGCTTATCGACAAGGGGCTGAATAATGAAAGTGTACTTTCAGAAGCTGACCAGACGAAACTGAAAGACGTGTTCGATCAGGTGCTGGACAACAAGATGCTCAATGTGAGTGTAGAGGCCCAACCCGTAGACGAACTGCCCGTAACGATCACCTTGCCGGAGTTTATGCGTCGGATGAAGGATATGTCGGCGTTATCGGGTGAGCAGTCTTTTTACGGAAATCTGCCAAATACGTATAACGTAGTTGTTAACGCAAATCACCCATTGATTGGTAAGATTCTGGCTGAAGCTGATGCCGACTCGCAAAAATCATTAGTAAAACAGGTATATGATCTGGCTCTTCTGTCGCAGAATATGCTTACCGGTTCTGAACTAACTGCGTTTGTGAAGCGGACAGTGGCTGCTCTGTGA
- a CDS encoding rhodanese-like domain-containing protein codes for MLAHTYTDISLSELEKLRHQPHTAVVDVRDEWEFDEFNLGGLNIPLSDIRTRKAELLPYHTLIVVCTNGVRSRVAAKDFLRQPELKSKTIYHLHGGLVEDVD; via the coding sequence ATGCTTGCACATACTTACACTGACATTTCTCTGTCAGAGCTGGAGAAACTTCGTCATCAACCGCATACGGCCGTTGTCGATGTACGCGATGAGTGGGAGTTTGATGAGTTCAACCTTGGCGGACTGAATATACCCTTATCTGATATACGCACCCGAAAAGCGGAGCTACTCCCCTATCATACATTGATTGTCGTTTGTACGAATGGCGTTCGCAGTCGGGTGGCGGCTAAGGATTTTTTACGTCAGCCAGAGCTCAAAAGCAAAACTATTTACCACCTGCATGGTGGCTTAGTTGAAGACGTCGATTAG
- a CDS encoding bestrophin family protein: MIIYKNAGLLPSIWHFHTGPTAKALVRRLIVIAIYVILITIAEMRYIDLRLKDTPGSFLSAMGILLSLLLIFRTNTAYDRFYEGRQAWGSLVNNCRNLAIFFNAVLPEGDTASRNFYAKAISNFPFALKNHLRDSSNVSELDMVEEGERRDLSNFDHKPAGVANQLWAKTEALYREGHISESQHINLNQYLTTLMDVCGVCERIKSTPIPFSYTLFIKLFIMFYVVLLPFTVMTAFGYLTIPAVLLASYILVGLEMIGEEIEEPFGFERNDLPLNQLSQLIRVNVHDILQINLPHVEKLAAKPGFTIVT; the protein is encoded by the coding sequence ATGATCATCTACAAAAACGCAGGGTTACTGCCATCTATCTGGCATTTTCATACTGGCCCCACCGCAAAAGCATTGGTTCGCCGGTTAATAGTTATTGCCATATACGTGATTCTGATCACGATTGCAGAGATGCGTTACATAGATTTACGGCTGAAAGATACCCCCGGTTCTTTTCTGAGCGCCATGGGTATATTGCTTAGTTTGTTGCTCATCTTCCGGACAAACACAGCTTACGACCGTTTCTATGAGGGGCGTCAGGCATGGGGCTCTTTAGTGAATAACTGCCGTAATCTGGCAATATTCTTTAATGCTGTATTGCCGGAAGGTGATACAGCCAGCCGCAATTTTTACGCTAAAGCTATATCTAACTTCCCGTTTGCCCTCAAGAACCACCTGCGTGATAGCAGCAATGTAAGTGAACTGGATATGGTTGAGGAAGGCGAACGGCGCGACCTGAGCAACTTCGATCATAAGCCTGCCGGGGTAGCCAATCAACTCTGGGCAAAAACGGAAGCCTTATACCGTGAAGGCCATATCTCCGAATCGCAGCACATCAACCTCAATCAATATTTAACGACGCTGATGGATGTTTGTGGCGTTTGTGAACGTATAAAAAGCACACCGATTCCGTTTTCCTATACGTTATTTATTAAGCTGTTTATCATGTTTTATGTCGTTCTTCTGCCCTTTACAGTCATGACAGCTTTTGGATACCTTACGATCCCGGCGGTTTTACTGGCTTCCTATATTCTTGTCGGACTTGAAATGATTGGCGAGGAAATTGAAGAGCCTTTTGGGTTTGAACGTAACGATTTGCCCTTGAATCAGCTAAGTCAGTTAATTCGGGTAAACGTTCATGATATTCTACAAATCAATCTGCCTCACGTCGAGAAACTGGCCGCCAAGCCCGGCTTTACGATTGTCACTTAG
- the dapF gene encoding diaminopimelate epimerase — protein MDFFKYQGTGNDFVVVDDRNGTFPASNQALVEQLCHRRFGVGADGLILLQKDTDYDFRMVYFNADGAEGSMCGNGGRCIVRFAHDLGVFDQEVRFLAVDGEHKAVVNADSVSLKMSPVSGIEDRNGLTFLNTGSPHVVVFVDDLESLDVVAEGRAIRYSDSFKPGGTNVNFAQVLDDKSVFVRTYERGVEDETYSCGTGVTAVALVAHQQVKMVSPVMIKTIGGNLRVSFNHLDNGGFDDIYLIGPAERVFAGTITV, from the coding sequence ATGGACTTTTTTAAATATCAGGGCACTGGCAACGACTTTGTAGTAGTCGACGACCGGAATGGCACATTCCCCGCATCTAATCAGGCGCTTGTTGAACAACTTTGCCACCGGCGGTTTGGTGTTGGAGCCGATGGCCTGATCCTGCTTCAAAAAGATACCGACTATGATTTCCGTATGGTGTACTTCAATGCTGACGGAGCAGAAGGCAGCATGTGTGGCAATGGTGGGCGTTGTATCGTCCGATTTGCGCACGACTTAGGCGTTTTTGATCAGGAAGTGCGTTTTCTGGCGGTCGATGGTGAACATAAGGCCGTTGTAAACGCAGATAGCGTTTCGCTAAAAATGAGCCCCGTTTCGGGTATTGAAGACCGCAATGGATTAACTTTCCTGAACACGGGTTCTCCCCATGTCGTTGTCTTTGTTGATGATCTGGAATCGCTAGATGTCGTGGCCGAAGGACGTGCCATTCGTTATAGTGATTCGTTTAAACCCGGTGGAACGAACGTTAATTTTGCGCAGGTACTTGACGATAAGAGCGTATTTGTCAGAACCTATGAACGGGGTGTTGAAGACGAAACCTATTCCTGCGGAACGGGCGTAACGGCTGTGGCTTTAGTGGCTCACCAGCAGGTGAAAATGGTTTCTCCTGTGATGATCAAAACAATTGGGGGCAACCTGCGCGTGTCATTCAATCACCTGGACAATGGTGGGTTCGATGACATTTACCTGATTGGCCCGGCTGAAAGAGTTTTTGCCGGAACCATAACCGTTTAA
- the rplS gene encoding 50S ribosomal protein L19: MSELIKLVEADNAQRRAELPAFRAGDTVNVHVKIREGNKERIQVFTGTVIQRRNPSTGGETFTVRKVSNGVGVERIFPLLSPNIDKVEIVRLGKVRRARLFYLRGRQGKAARVKERKPKVVAAA; this comes from the coding sequence ATGAGCGAGTTAATCAAATTAGTGGAGGCAGACAACGCGCAACGTCGCGCCGAGTTGCCTGCGTTCCGGGCGGGCGATACGGTGAATGTACACGTCAAAATCCGCGAAGGAAATAAGGAACGCATCCAGGTGTTTACAGGAACGGTAATTCAACGCCGGAATCCAAGCACTGGTGGCGAGACATTTACTGTCCGCAAAGTATCAAATGGCGTTGGCGTAGAACGGATTTTCCCGCTTCTGTCACCCAATATCGACAAGGTTGAAATTGTTCGTCTGGGCAAAGTTCGTCGGGCGCGTTTGTTCTACCTACGCGGTCGTCAGGGTAAAGCTGCTCGGGTTAAAGAGCGCAAGCCAAAAGTCGTTGCAGCAGCTTAA
- a CDS encoding NAD(P)H-hydrate dehydratase, translating to MKILNVDQIRSLDQSTIQHEPIAPINLMERAAHTFVEWFVDHFPDTIHTKIFCGLGNNGGDGMAIARLLLEHQYPIEVYVVRYAPRESDDFMHNHRRLKLLLDSIHYIESTADIPAIRHNEVVIDAIFGSGLSRPTEGIVKDTIQAINRAPATVVSVDIASGLYTDQPNEPTDVIIEPDYTLTFQLPKLALVLPKNGPYVGNWHILDIRLHKRFIDQAPTSYYFTQPSEARLLLRKRNRFSNKGTFGHALLLAGSYGKIGAAVLSAKACLRAGVGLLTVQVPQCGYTILQTVVPEAMCSPDRHQNILTGIAPSDQAGHESLDPSDFSAIGIGPGIGKAPETLAMLKGLLPSLKKPIVVDADALNLLAENRELLNHIPPSSILTPHPKEFERLTKKWSNDYQKLDLLREFAKKNKIVVVLKGAFSAIATPDGDIHFNSTGNPGLSTGGTGDVLTGVLTALLAQGYDPVEAAVLGVYAHGLAGDQVASQRGSIGMTASDVIDALRWE from the coding sequence ATGAAAATACTGAACGTAGATCAAATCCGTTCCCTTGACCAGTCCACAATTCAACACGAACCCATCGCACCGATCAATTTGATGGAGCGAGCGGCACACACTTTTGTCGAGTGGTTTGTCGATCATTTTCCGGATACGATTCACACAAAAATTTTCTGCGGTTTAGGCAATAATGGGGGCGATGGAATGGCTATTGCCCGGCTGCTTTTGGAACATCAGTACCCAATCGAGGTATACGTTGTTCGCTATGCGCCACGAGAATCCGATGATTTTATGCATAACCATCGTAGGCTTAAATTACTTCTGGATTCTATTCACTACATCGAATCTACGGCAGATATCCCGGCAATCCGCCATAATGAAGTGGTGATTGACGCTATTTTTGGTTCCGGTCTTTCACGCCCAACTGAAGGTATTGTTAAAGACACCATTCAAGCTATCAACCGGGCACCGGCAACAGTGGTTTCTGTAGATATTGCCAGCGGCCTTTACACCGATCAGCCAAACGAGCCGACAGATGTAATTATTGAACCCGATTACACTCTTACGTTTCAGTTGCCAAAGTTGGCGCTTGTTTTACCAAAAAATGGCCCCTACGTCGGCAATTGGCATATTTTAGATATTCGTCTTCACAAGCGGTTTATTGATCAGGCACCAACGTCTTACTATTTTACCCAGCCTAGCGAAGCCAGATTATTACTTCGAAAACGAAACCGTTTTTCTAATAAAGGTACGTTTGGTCATGCCCTTCTTCTGGCCGGCAGCTACGGAAAAATCGGGGCGGCAGTACTCTCGGCAAAAGCCTGCCTGCGGGCAGGTGTGGGATTGCTTACGGTTCAGGTTCCCCAGTGTGGATACACAATTCTGCAAACCGTTGTGCCCGAAGCCATGTGTAGTCCTGATCGGCATCAAAACATTCTTACGGGCATTGCACCATCTGATCAGGCAGGCCACGAAAGTCTTGATCCGTCCGACTTCTCGGCGATAGGCATTGGCCCCGGTATTGGTAAAGCTCCCGAAACGCTGGCCATGCTGAAAGGCTTGTTGCCGAGCCTGAAAAAACCCATTGTTGTTGATGCCGATGCCTTGAATCTGCTGGCGGAAAATCGTGAATTGCTGAATCATATCCCCCCGAGTAGTATTCTTACTCCTCATCCCAAAGAATTTGAGCGACTGACCAAAAAGTGGAGTAACGACTATCAAAAATTAGATCTTCTGCGTGAGTTTGCAAAAAAAAACAAGATCGTCGTCGTCCTGAAAGGAGCTTTTTCGGCCATCGCGACACCCGATGGTGATATTCATTTCAACTCGACAGGCAACCCTGGACTAAGTACCGGCGGAACGGGCGATGTATTGACAGGCGTTTTAACGGCTCTATTAGCCCAGGGTTATGATCCAGTTGAAGCAGCCGTGCTGGGTGTATATGCGCATGGATTAGCGGGTGATCAGGTAGCCAGTCAGCGAGGGTCTATTGGTATGACAGCGTCTGATGTCATTGATGCGTTGCGATGGGAATAA
- the feoB gene encoding ferrous iron transport protein B, which translates to MKSSPIIALVGNPNAGKSSLFNQLTGLRQKTGNFPGVTMDKKSGLWPIDTQNTATVIDLPGVYSIYPKSLDEQIVTDILANPSHPDYPDVAVVVIDAANLHRNLLLFTQITDLGVPTVLALNMLDVAQQQTKAINSVRLAMRLGVPVVRINARKGEGLDLLKKAVLDQIQEPVLPGKLFFDPVDEVPEVIADTKTQYHLDNNYLALQYIIQHDGVSFLNRQQQMGLDTIIESHQFNVTTFQANETITRYKRIAAIVTEVVTDKRPINQPTWSQKLDRVLLHPVWGYAIFGFILLLLFQAIFAWAQPFMDAIDTGVAWLNGQLKTSLPPGPLTDLLTDGILAGIGGILVFIPQIAFLFFLIALLEESGYMSRVMVIMDRIMRKFGLNGRSVVPLISGVACAVPAIMATRSIGTRRDRLITILVTPLMSCSARLPIYTILIALVVPNQRVLGVFNLQGLALMSLYLLGLVSALVAAYVLKILLKTKERGYFIMELPTFKLPRWNHVGLTVWESVRSFVWEAGRVILAISIVLWVLASYGPGDSMEQAEKLVKQQNSTLSSDALQNRIASERLEASYAGNFGHFIEPVIRPLGYDWKIGIALLSSFAAREVFVGTMSTIYSIGDGGDDEGVTIRERLRQEKNPETGGVMYTPALAWSLLVFYVFAMMCMSTLAATQRETKSWKWPAVQLTYMMVLAYVAAFATYQLMK; encoded by the coding sequence TTGAAATCGTCTCCTATCATTGCCCTCGTTGGCAACCCCAATGCCGGTAAATCATCGCTATTTAATCAACTGACCGGCCTGCGTCAGAAGACGGGTAACTTTCCGGGCGTCACAATGGATAAAAAATCCGGACTGTGGCCCATTGATACGCAGAACACCGCCACCGTTATTGACCTTCCCGGCGTTTATTCCATCTACCCAAAGTCGTTAGACGAACAGATCGTTACCGATATTCTGGCCAACCCCAGCCATCCCGACTACCCCGATGTTGCCGTTGTAGTGATAGATGCGGCCAATCTCCACCGAAATTTATTGCTCTTTACGCAAATTACCGACCTCGGCGTGCCTACCGTCCTGGCGCTGAATATGCTTGATGTGGCGCAGCAGCAAACAAAAGCGATCAATTCTGTTCGGTTGGCAATGCGTTTGGGCGTGCCCGTTGTGCGTATTAATGCACGGAAGGGTGAAGGACTTGATTTACTGAAAAAGGCCGTTCTGGATCAAATCCAGGAGCCGGTATTGCCGGGTAAACTTTTCTTCGACCCAGTCGATGAAGTCCCTGAAGTTATAGCTGATACTAAAACGCAGTACCATCTCGACAATAATTACCTCGCCTTACAATATATTATCCAGCATGACGGCGTCTCCTTCCTGAATCGTCAGCAACAGATGGGGCTGGATACCATTATTGAGTCGCATCAATTTAATGTAACAACCTTTCAGGCGAATGAAACCATCACCCGCTATAAACGTATAGCTGCAATCGTAACGGAAGTCGTTACCGATAAGCGGCCTATTAATCAGCCAACCTGGAGTCAGAAACTCGACAGAGTACTGTTGCACCCAGTGTGGGGGTATGCCATTTTTGGGTTTATATTACTACTGCTTTTTCAGGCCATTTTTGCCTGGGCGCAGCCATTTATGGATGCCATCGATACGGGTGTTGCCTGGCTCAACGGGCAGCTCAAAACGAGTTTGCCGCCCGGTCCTCTTACAGACCTGCTCACTGATGGTATATTGGCTGGTATTGGAGGTATTCTTGTTTTTATTCCGCAGATCGCCTTCCTGTTTTTTCTGATTGCCTTACTCGAAGAATCGGGATATATGTCTCGTGTAATGGTCATTATGGACCGGATTATGCGCAAATTCGGGCTGAACGGCCGGAGTGTGGTGCCGCTTATTTCGGGAGTTGCCTGTGCTGTTCCGGCCATTATGGCCACACGCAGTATTGGTACCCGGCGCGACAGGCTCATTACCATTCTGGTAACGCCATTGATGAGTTGCTCGGCTCGCCTGCCAATTTATACAATCCTTATTGCCTTAGTTGTACCTAACCAGCGCGTATTAGGCGTTTTTAACCTTCAGGGGCTTGCCTTGATGAGTTTATATCTCCTGGGTCTGGTTAGTGCGTTGGTAGCTGCTTACGTTCTGAAAATTCTGCTTAAAACAAAGGAGCGTGGCTATTTCATTATGGAATTGCCTACGTTTAAACTGCCCCGCTGGAACCACGTTGGGCTTACGGTCTGGGAAAGTGTTCGCTCATTTGTGTGGGAAGCCGGGCGGGTTATTCTGGCTATCTCGATCGTGTTGTGGGTATTAGCCAGCTATGGCCCCGGCGATTCAATGGAACAGGCTGAAAAGCTGGTTAAACAACAAAATTCAACACTCTCATCCGACGCCCTGCAAAATCGCATTGCCTCCGAACGACTCGAAGCATCCTATGCCGGGAATTTCGGACACTTTATTGAGCCAGTTATTCGGCCGCTCGGCTATGACTGGAAAATTGGTATTGCCCTGCTGAGTTCGTTTGCCGCCCGCGAGGTGTTCGTTGGTACAATGTCAACGATTTACAGCATCGGCGATGGTGGGGATGATGAGGGAGTAACAATTCGGGAGCGGCTGCGTCAGGAAAAAAATCCTGAAACAGGAGGAGTTATGTATACCCCCGCCCTTGCCTGGTCGCTGCTGGTTTTTTACGTATTCGCTATGATGTGCATGAGCACATTAGCCGCTACCCAACGCGAAACCAAGAGCTGGAAGTGGCCAGCCGTACAATTAACCTACATGATGGTTTTAGCGTATGTTGCAGCCTTTGCTACCTATCAATTAATGAAGTGA
- a CDS encoding FeoA family protein, translated as MSKRSVADLKIGERATIESFNNQLMSLKLLEMGCLPGAEVCLHSKAPLGDPICLNVAGYCLAMRKSEAATIMIQNED; from the coding sequence ATGAGCAAACGTAGCGTAGCTGACCTGAAAATTGGAGAACGAGCCACCATTGAGTCGTTTAACAATCAATTGATGTCGCTTAAGTTGCTCGAAATGGGCTGCCTGCCGGGTGCTGAAGTGTGCCTGCACAGCAAAGCTCCGCTTGGTGATCCGATTTGCCTGAACGTAGCGGGTTATTGCCTGGCAATGCGCAAGTCGGAAGCGGCTACAATCATGATTCAAAATGAGGATTAA
- a CDS encoding sulfite exporter TauE/SafE family protein — MDYSAVLVLCGFSFLAGFVDAIIGGGGLIQTPAMLFTLPRYPVPTLIGTTKIPSMFSSLMGAFQYSRRVAVVGRFIGPMMAIAFGASWFGSWVLSRVPNSFMKPLALVILIGVFIYTLIKKDFGQVSHRVVTASQQQKRMWFMGAGIGFYDGFFGPGTGSFLVLGFIALIGFDFLKASAHAKLVNASTNLASTLFFINEGKILYAFAFPMAIASLSGAFLGARLAILKGNRFIRVFFLFLIAATILRFAWDLLR; from the coding sequence ATGGATTATTCTGCGGTTTTAGTGTTGTGTGGCTTTTCGTTTCTGGCTGGTTTTGTCGATGCAATTATTGGTGGGGGAGGGCTTATCCAAACGCCCGCTATGCTATTTACGCTACCCCGGTACCCGGTGCCAACCCTGATTGGGACGACCAAAATCCCGTCTATGTTCAGTAGCTTGATGGGTGCCTTTCAGTATAGCCGACGTGTTGCGGTGGTTGGCCGATTTATTGGACCGATGATGGCCATTGCCTTTGGGGCTTCCTGGTTTGGGTCCTGGGTACTTTCCCGAGTGCCGAATAGTTTCATGAAACCTCTGGCTCTGGTCATTCTAATTGGGGTGTTCATTTATACACTGATAAAAAAAGATTTTGGGCAGGTGTCGCATCGGGTGGTAACGGCAAGTCAGCAGCAGAAGCGCATGTGGTTTATGGGGGCAGGTATCGGGTTTTATGATGGCTTCTTTGGCCCCGGAACGGGCAGCTTTCTTGTACTTGGTTTCATTGCACTCATTGGCTTCGATTTCCTCAAGGCTAGTGCTCATGCTAAATTGGTCAATGCGTCAACTAATCTGGCCAGCACTTTATTTTTTATAAATGAAGGGAAAATTCTCTATGCATTTGCATTCCCCATGGCCATTGCCAGCCTCTCAGGAGCTTTTTTAGGGGCACGTCTGGCGATATTAAAAGGGAATCGATTCATTCGGGTATTCTTTTTATTTCTCATTGCAGCAACCATTTTACGGTTTGCGTGGGATTTGCTCAGATAG
- a CDS encoding heme exporter protein CcmB, whose product MAESVRQMSALMRKEFLLEWRQRYALNGMLLYIVGAVFVCYLSFNARRGQLTPIVWNTLFWIILLFTAINAIAKSFVQERAGRQLYYYTLASPQQIILSKILYNTALMLMLVFLGFGVYAFVLGNPVNDVPLYMLTLVLGAIGFASSLTLVSGIASKAENPATLMAVLSFPIILPLLLMLLKVSKNALDGLDRSVSWNEIGTVLAIDAIVLTLSWLLFPFLWRS is encoded by the coding sequence ATGGCAGAATCGGTACGGCAGATGAGTGCATTGATGCGGAAGGAGTTCCTGCTGGAATGGAGGCAACGCTATGCCCTCAATGGTATGCTCCTGTATATTGTCGGTGCCGTGTTTGTGTGTTACCTCAGCTTTAACGCCCGACGAGGCCAATTGACGCCTATTGTCTGGAATACGCTGTTCTGGATTATTTTGCTGTTTACGGCGATCAATGCCATTGCCAAGAGTTTTGTACAGGAGCGTGCCGGACGGCAATTATACTACTACACATTAGCCAGTCCGCAACAGATTATTCTGTCCAAAATTCTATACAACACAGCCCTGATGTTAATGCTGGTCTTTCTGGGCTTCGGGGTATATGCGTTTGTATTGGGCAATCCGGTAAACGACGTGCCACTTTACATGTTGACGCTGGTGCTGGGAGCAATCGGATTTGCGTCGTCACTTACGCTGGTATCGGGCATTGCCAGCAAAGCCGAAAACCCGGCAACGTTGATGGCGGTATTGAGCTTCCCGATCATTCTACCCCTGCTGCTCATGCTATTGAAAGTGTCGAAAAATGCCCTCGATGGTCTTGACCGAAGCGTAAGCTGGAACGAGATAGGAACCG